ATAAAAATATAAATCTGATCAGTAGAAACTTTTCGGTCTACTGATCAGATTAGCTTTTTTTATTACCTAAATTTATTCCTTAGAATCTTTAATTTTCTTAAATAAGTTCTTTAATTCTTCTTTTTGTTTTTCTGCTTGGTTAATTGATTTAACCCCAATCCCATAATCTTCTTGTTTAGGGGTATTATTCTCATCAACTGAACTTGTTTCTTTTTGATTATTAATCTCGTTAGTTGCTCATAATGGTGATTTAAACTTAAAGATATTTTTATATAGATCAGCTGGACTAACATTAGTTGTTGATGTCGAACTAGTTTGGTTAACTTCTTGTTCAACTGGTCCTGTTTGATTATTAACAGTCTCAGTTTTAGTGTAACTGTTCATCTTTTTAAAGATATCTTTTAATGAACTAGTTGGATTTTGATTATTATTAACTTGAGTTTCTTGAGTTGGATTAGCTTGTTGGGTATTTCAAACGTATTCTGTAGTTTGTTGAGCCTTAACTGTAGAATCATCTACTTGGTTAGTTCGAATATTTGGCTCAACTGATTGGGTTTGGGTAGCTGATTTATTAAAAGGTTGCTTATTAAACTTTTTAAATAAATCATTAAGATCAGCTTCTTGGTTGATCTTAGTTGTTTGAGTTGGTTCAACTTTAACTTCTTCTTTAATCGGTTCAGCTTCAACATTAATCTTGGTTGAAACTTGAACTTTTTCTTCTAGTTTTGTTTGCGCATTTAATTTAATGATCGCTCTTCTTAACTTATCTAGTGAACTAAAATAATTGTATTGCACACTAAACACACTATAAACTAAGAATGAAGCGATCAACAGAATTAGTGCCAAACAAAATGAGATCCCTAAGATCGCACTAATCAACGTTTTCGTATTAACGATCGAATCGGGTTTAAGCATATAATCAAATGCTTGTTTTCTCTTAATCGCATTATGATAATCATTTGAATAAATAAAGAAGGTGAAATATCCAAACGAGACTAAAAAGATCGCAAAACAAGCACAGACCAAACTAATCCGGTTAATAAAATTAACCGGTTTTTTAATCTCTTTAATTGGTGTGTCTAGCTGTTTGTAGTTGTTAAAATAATAACCAAAACAGATTAAGCTAATTAAAATGACTAAACTGATTAATAATAAACTAACTAACACCTTACTAATTAATCAGTTTGTCTCAAACTGTGTTAATAATAGTTTGACAGCTTCTTGATCATCATAATCGATCTTTTGATGATAAGAAGTCCAAATAATAACAAAGACATTAACTGTTAGTAATAAACCTAAAAAAGCACTTAGAAATAAAAAAGCAAAACTGCTGGTGGCAAAACTATTTTGCTTTTTTATTAAAGAACAATGCTCTTTTACTTTAGCATTATTTAGGTTAGAAAGGTAATTCGACAATTTTGCTAAAATTACTGTACTATTATCATTAACCATATAAAATTAATATTATTATTATATTAATATTTGTTTACCAACAGTTTAGAGAAAATCAATATGACAACGACTAATTGTGTCTTTTGTAAGATTATTAATAACGAAATCCAAGCTCATGTAGTGGCGCAAAACGATTTAGCAATCGCTTTTTTAGATGCTTTTCCTGTATCAAACGGACACACCCTAGTGATTCCTAAAAAGCACCACCAAGATTTTAGTCGCACTCCTAAAGAAGAGATGCATGCTGTGACTGATCTTGCTCAAGAAGTCGTGAAGCTTTTAGATCGTTCAGATCTAAATGTTCACGGTTATAATTATTTATCTAATCAAGCATCGATTGCTGGTCAAGAAGTGTTTCACTTTCACTTACATATAATCCCTAAATATGCGACTAAAGAAGGTTTTGGGTTTAAAACTAATAAGGTCAATATCTTAGATCTTAAAGAAGTGATGAAACTAATTAAACCTTAAAGTTCATTTAATCCACCTGATGGTTTTTGATCAGCTTTTGGCCCAACTGGTTGTTCTTTAACCAGATTGTTGTTCTGATCAAATGAGATGATTACTGACTTATCATCACTATTAACTGGTTTAGGGTTTTCATCAGTATTGTTTTTTCTTTTATCTAGTGCTTGTTCAATAAACAGTCGTGCTAATCGAATAATGACAAAGTTGACGATCGTAATTGCACTAGTGATCCCAATTGAGATGTAAATTAGATTTCTTGTGATCGTGAAATTAGTTACTAAGCTGTTCGCACTAGTCAGATCTGCTTGACGATAAAAATAAACTGATAAGACTACAAACAACATCCCAAGGATGATGTTAAATAGATAAACTGAGATCCCACCGATATACATTCTGGTGTATTTTTTATCGTAATGAAATTTCTGATAAAAGAAATCCTTGATAAAAAACTTGATATCAAACCCAATAAAAGCAATCCCCAATAACCCACCAATCAGTGCGGTGATAATCATGATCTCAGGGCTTAGTGCAACTCTACTATTATCAATTGGGTTGATCTCTCGAAGTAAGATTGCATTAATACTAAAACCAATGAAAACAAATA
The nucleotide sequence above comes from Mycoplasmoides gallisepticum. Encoded proteins:
- a CDS encoding HIT family protein, producing MFTNSLEKINMTTTNCVFCKIINNEIQAHVVAQNDLAIAFLDAFPVSNGHTLVIPKKHHQDFSRTPKEEMHAVTDLAQEVVKLLDRSDLNVHGYNYLSNQASIAGQEVFHFHLHIIPKYATKEGFGFKTNKVNILDLKEVMKLIKP
- a CDS encoding DUF5453 family protein; amino-acid sequence: MMKWKKWRNHYITFLANLFVFIGFSINAILLREINPIDNSRVALSPEIMIITALIGGLLGIAFIGFDIKFFIKDFFYQKFHYDKKYTRMYIGGISVYLFNIILGMLFVVLSVYFYRQADLTSANSLVTNFTITRNLIYISIGITSAITIVNFVIIRLARLFIEQALDKRKNNTDENPKPVNSDDKSVIISFDQNNNLVKEQPVGPKADQKPSGGLNEL